In one Polynucleobacter sp. JS-JIR-5-A7 genomic region, the following are encoded:
- a CDS encoding 4Fe-4S binding protein — protein MSQKLVCNCNGTMPLDAKALGVSVHRSLCRQEVGSFLKALDGSDSLIVACTQEGALFAELAEQSEKPLVAPLRFVNIREVAGWTQEAKLSGPKIAALLALADMPEAEPVPVVNYESQGRLLLVGPGSQVLPWAEKLGASLDISVLCTESGDLPLVRNYPIYTGVVTKLEGYLGNFSVDWDLQNPIDPEMCTRCGACVEVCPENAIDLSFQIDLDKCKSHRDCVTACASIGAIAFDRVERKRSAEFDLILDLRADPKMPMSQTPQGYFAPGKDPLDQALVVNQLLELVGEFEKPKYFVYNEKVCAHGRNGKVGCSACIDVCSTGAIRSIFKNGQGSVEVNPNLCMGCGACSTVCPSGAMRYNYPSVPHQGKELKTLASVFHAEAKKLNQSVAPSLLLHTLKAGTRMIDGLGRSAHVMPKQYEGLPSFVIPYGIEHIASTGLDLWLGALTYGFAEVIMLLSGDEDPAYRAALEEQAQLANAILHAYGFEARVQLVMADSVDDLQGVSKAMGTLRQRGALDVMCTPASYGLSNQKRETLEAALEHLQKQAKTPLPELGAALPNNSLLGGLAINKDACTLCMSCVSSCPEGALLDNPDEPILSFIEKHCVQCGICAQTCPEHALTLMPRLQTVEQRKQKVVLNETQAFHCISCGKPFGTAKMVDLMLTKLGAHGAFAGAAMDRLKMCGDCRVVDMVKKET, from the coding sequence ATGAGTCAAAAATTAGTCTGTAACTGTAATGGCACGATGCCTTTGGATGCGAAGGCTTTGGGTGTTTCAGTACATCGTTCCTTATGTCGACAGGAAGTTGGATCTTTTTTAAAAGCCCTGGATGGTTCTGACTCTCTAATCGTAGCTTGCACGCAAGAGGGAGCACTCTTTGCTGAATTAGCAGAGCAATCTGAAAAGCCTTTGGTGGCGCCATTGCGCTTTGTCAATATTCGCGAAGTTGCCGGTTGGACGCAAGAAGCAAAATTATCAGGACCTAAGATTGCGGCACTTTTGGCTTTGGCTGATATGCCCGAAGCTGAGCCTGTGCCTGTGGTGAATTATGAAAGTCAGGGAAGATTGTTATTAGTAGGCCCTGGATCTCAGGTCTTACCTTGGGCAGAAAAGCTTGGCGCTTCTTTGGATATCTCTGTGTTGTGTACCGAGTCAGGTGATTTGCCTTTAGTGCGCAACTATCCCATTTATACCGGCGTAGTGACTAAGCTTGAGGGTTATCTGGGTAATTTCTCAGTAGATTGGGATTTACAAAACCCAATTGATCCGGAGATGTGTACTCGTTGCGGGGCTTGCGTTGAAGTCTGCCCTGAAAATGCCATTGATCTCTCATTTCAAATTGATTTAGACAAATGTAAATCCCATCGAGACTGTGTGACCGCCTGTGCCAGTATTGGCGCCATTGCATTTGATCGTGTGGAACGTAAACGCAGCGCCGAATTTGATTTGATCTTGGATTTACGCGCAGATCCAAAAATGCCGATGAGCCAAACTCCTCAGGGCTACTTTGCTCCTGGTAAAGATCCTCTTGATCAAGCATTAGTTGTAAATCAATTATTAGAGTTGGTGGGTGAGTTTGAGAAGCCTAAATATTTTGTCTACAACGAAAAAGTTTGTGCCCATGGACGCAACGGTAAAGTAGGCTGTAGTGCCTGTATTGATGTCTGCTCTACCGGTGCAATCCGTTCTATCTTTAAAAATGGGCAAGGTAGTGTTGAAGTCAACCCTAATCTTTGCATGGGTTGTGGCGCTTGCTCGACTGTATGCCCATCGGGGGCGATGCGCTATAACTATCCAAGCGTGCCGCATCAAGGTAAAGAATTAAAAACCTTGGCTAGCGTTTTTCATGCTGAAGCCAAAAAGCTCAATCAATCAGTCGCCCCAAGCTTGCTCTTACATACCTTGAAGGCTGGCACTCGCATGATTGATGGCTTGGGCCGCTCTGCGCATGTGATGCCAAAACAATATGAAGGACTGCCATCATTTGTTATTCCTTATGGTATAGAACATATTGCCTCTACTGGCTTAGATCTCTGGTTGGGGGCTTTAACTTACGGCTTTGCTGAAGTCATCATGCTATTAAGTGGTGATGAAGATCCGGCTTATCGTGCCGCTCTTGAAGAGCAGGCTCAATTAGCGAATGCCATTTTGCATGCCTATGGCTTTGAAGCGCGCGTCCAATTGGTAATGGCTGATTCTGTAGACGATCTTCAAGGTGTATCGAAAGCCATGGGTACGCTGCGTCAACGGGGCGCTCTGGATGTCATGTGCACCCCCGCCAGTTATGGCCTCTCCAATCAAAAGCGTGAAACCTTAGAAGCTGCGCTAGAGCATTTACAAAAGCAAGCAAAGACACCATTGCCTGAGTTGGGCGCGGCTTTGCCAAACAATTCTTTATTAGGTGGTCTGGCAATTAACAAAGACGCTTGCACTTTATGCATGTCTTGTGTCAGCAGCTGTCCGGAGGGCGCGCTGCTCGATAATCCTGATGAACCCATATTGTCGTTTATTGAGAAGCATTGTGTGCAATGTGGCATTTGTGCGCAAACTTGTCCCGAGCATGCTCTCACCTTAATGCCACGCCTACAAACAGTTGAGCAACGGAAACAGAAGGTAGTGCTGAATGAAACACAAGCGTTTCACTGCATCAGTTGTGGAAAGCCCTTCGGTACTGCGAAGATGGTTGATCTGATGCTGACTAAGCTTGGTGCTCATGGCGCCTTTGCTGGAGCGGCAATGGATAGATTAAAGATGTGTGGTGATTGTCGAGTAGTGGATATGGTGAAAAAAGAAACATGA
- a CDS encoding DUF3306 domain-containing protein: protein MMADGFLSRWSRRKAGKEDEVAEQQKEATQPLAQTNAEMKAPDPEVPPPPTLDDVEKIDRFAPDFSAFMKPDVDPAVQQAALKKMFTDPHFNVMDGLDIYIDDYSKPDPLPPGMLERMVQSDMLNLFKKSSDEADQKKGPAGITKAAEPEQATLEAPTQSDLTSTQIQAQEKSASLDEMPLASDQKKT from the coding sequence ATGATGGCAGATGGTTTTCTAAGTCGCTGGTCACGCCGTAAGGCAGGCAAAGAGGATGAAGTAGCGGAGCAACAAAAAGAAGCTACTCAGCCACTAGCTCAGACAAATGCAGAAATGAAGGCGCCAGATCCTGAGGTGCCACCGCCACCGACTTTAGATGATGTCGAAAAGATCGATCGCTTTGCGCCGGACTTTTCTGCATTTATGAAACCGGATGTTGATCCTGCTGTTCAGCAGGCCGCTCTTAAGAAGATGTTTACTGATCCCCATTTCAATGTGATGGATGGTCTAGATATCTATATTGATGACTATTCCAAGCCGGATCCTTTACCACCTGGCATGCTAGAAAGAATGGTCCAAAGCGATATGCTTAATCTCTTCAAGAAGAGTAGTGATGAAGCTGATCAAAAGAAAGGGCCTGCTGGGATTACTAAAGCAGCAGAGCCTGAGCAAGCCACTTTAGAGGCTCCCACACAAAGTGATTTAACATCCACTCAAATCCAAGCGCAGGAAAAATCTGCCAGTCTGGATGAAATGCCGCTTGCGTCAGATCAGAAAAAAACCTAA
- the fdh3B gene encoding formate dehydrogenase FDH3 subunit beta yields MARMKFICDTERCIECNGCVTACKNDNEVPWGVNRRRVVTVNDGIVGQEKSISVACMHCTDAPCMAVCPVDCFYRTDEGVVLHDKDICIGCGYCSFACPFGAPQFLSKGAFGSRSKMDKCTFCSGGPEENGSVAEFEKYGRNRLAEGKLPLCAEMCSTKALIGGDSDIISGIFNNRVATREKNGKYAGSKAFGWTTAYGGPDTPAPTPTPAAKIPGAK; encoded by the coding sequence ATGGCAAGAATGAAATTTATCTGCGACACAGAACGATGCATCGAATGCAACGGTTGTGTCACTGCTTGTAAAAACGATAACGAAGTACCTTGGGGCGTAAATCGTCGCCGTGTTGTTACGGTGAACGATGGCATTGTCGGTCAAGAGAAATCAATTTCAGTGGCCTGTATGCACTGTACTGATGCTCCTTGTATGGCTGTGTGCCCAGTCGATTGCTTCTACCGTACCGATGAAGGTGTCGTGCTTCATGACAAAGACATTTGTATTGGTTGCGGTTATTGCTCCTTTGCATGCCCATTTGGCGCCCCACAGTTTTTGAGTAAGGGTGCCTTTGGCTCTCGTAGCAAGATGGACAAGTGCACATTCTGTAGCGGTGGTCCTGAAGAAAACGGTAGCGTTGCTGAATTTGAGAAATATGGCCGTAATCGCTTGGCAGAAGGTAAATTACCTCTTTGCGCTGAAATGTGCTCTACCAAGGCTTTGATTGGTGGCGATAGCGATATTATTTCTGGCATCTTCAATAATCGTGTTGCCACTCGTGAGAAGAATGGCAAGTATGCCGGCTCTAAGGCTTTTGGTTGGACTACTGCTTATGGTGGACCAGACACTCCAGCGCCAACTCCAACGCCTGCTGCAAAAATTCCAGGAGCGAAATAA
- a CDS encoding heavy-metal-associated domain-containing protein, translating to MLSLKVSGMTCGGCINAVTRAIQAQDPQATVRADLPSQMVNLETSLSAAQASQIITEAGFPVIQ from the coding sequence ATGTTGAGTCTTAAAGTATCCGGAATGACCTGTGGGGGCTGTATTAATGCCGTAACGAGGGCAATTCAAGCTCAGGATCCGCAAGCTACAGTACGGGCTGATTTGCCATCTCAGATGGTCAATCTAGAAACTTCCTTATCGGCTGCGCAGGCCAGTCAGATCATTACGGAAGCAGGTTTTCCGGTTATTCAATAA
- the apbC gene encoding iron-sulfur cluster carrier protein ApbC: MSVTVEAVQGALKCLLDPNTKIDFVTAKNLKNLRIEDGDVSFDIVLGYPAKSQFDLIRKSVINAVRALPGVKNVSVNVSSQVVAHAVQRGVKLLPGVKNIIAVASGKGGVGKSTTAVNLALALAAEGAQVGILDADIYGPSQPMMLGITGRPESVEENTIEPMEGHGLQASSIGFLIEEDAPMVWRGPMVTSALEQLLRQTRWRDLDYLIVDMPPGTGDIQLTLSQKVPVTGSVIVTTPQDIALLDARKGLKMFEKVGVPIIGIIENMSTYVCTQCGHEEHVFGSGGGEKMCQEYGVDFLGSLPLNLSIREQADAGRPTVVADPDGAISAIYKNIARQVAIRVATLSKDMSSKFPNIVVQNT, encoded by the coding sequence GTGTCAGTTACTGTAGAAGCTGTACAAGGAGCCCTTAAGTGCTTGCTTGATCCCAATACAAAGATCGACTTTGTAACAGCTAAAAACCTCAAAAATTTGCGTATTGAAGATGGCGATGTTTCGTTCGATATTGTTTTGGGGTATCCCGCTAAAAGCCAATTTGATTTGATTCGTAAATCCGTTATCAATGCTGTGCGCGCATTGCCTGGGGTTAAAAACGTCAGCGTGAATGTGAGCAGTCAGGTTGTCGCGCATGCTGTGCAACGGGGCGTTAAATTATTGCCGGGCGTGAAAAATATTATTGCTGTTGCAAGCGGTAAGGGTGGAGTTGGTAAATCAACCACTGCTGTGAACTTGGCATTAGCGTTAGCAGCTGAAGGTGCGCAAGTCGGAATATTAGATGCCGATATCTATGGGCCAAGTCAGCCCATGATGTTGGGTATTACCGGTAGACCAGAATCTGTTGAAGAGAATACGATTGAGCCAATGGAAGGCCATGGCTTGCAAGCTAGCTCTATTGGTTTCTTAATTGAAGAAGATGCACCAATGGTATGGCGTGGTCCTATGGTGACTTCTGCTTTGGAGCAACTGCTGCGTCAAACCCGCTGGCGTGATCTAGATTACTTGATCGTAGATATGCCACCAGGCACTGGTGATATCCAGTTGACCTTATCGCAAAAGGTGCCTGTTACCGGCTCGGTCATTGTGACTACGCCGCAAGACATCGCACTGCTGGATGCTCGCAAAGGTTTAAAGATGTTTGAGAAAGTTGGTGTGCCGATCATCGGCATTATTGAAAATATGAGTACTTATGTTTGCACTCAGTGCGGTCATGAAGAGCATGTTTTTGGTAGTGGTGGCGGTGAAAAAATGTGTCAGGAGTATGGCGTTGATTTCTTGGGTTCATTGCCACTGAATTTATCGATTCGTGAACAGGCAGATGCTGGTCGTCCAACTGTGGTTGCTGACCCGGATGGAGCCATTAGTGCAATCTATAAGAACATCGCAAGACAAGTCGCTATTCGTGTTGCTACTCTGTCAAAAGATATGAGCAGCAAATTTCCGAACATTGTGGTTCAGAACACCTAA
- a CDS encoding DUF3305 domain-containing protein, with translation MRKQNMDNPWVSYRWVPQEVLPDFGQFNANQNSAISGQFLGRDAEGESWLFTGFELNLFPDEAEGYYLNVSATTPAWFVMWRLEEEIDRYIDAQSLEMAKAEVTIAVPHRICVSYNEAARLLDGGESVDTVPMNDEHASWLQEYVNENYRPEPKKRHKPASFKGAERSAEE, from the coding sequence ATGCGTAAACAAAATATGGATAACCCATGGGTGTCATACCGATGGGTTCCTCAGGAAGTGCTCCCTGATTTTGGACAATTCAATGCCAATCAAAATAGCGCTATCTCAGGGCAGTTCTTGGGTCGTGATGCCGAGGGTGAATCTTGGTTATTCACCGGCTTTGAATTAAATCTTTTTCCTGATGAGGCTGAAGGCTATTACCTGAATGTTTCTGCAACAACACCCGCATGGTTTGTGATGTGGCGCTTGGAAGAAGAGATTGATCGCTATATTGATGCGCAATCACTTGAGATGGCTAAAGCGGAAGTTACTATTGCCGTTCCTCATCGTATCTGTGTGAGCTATAACGAAGCAGCGCGATTGCTTGATGGAGGAGAGTCAGTGGACACTGTTCCCATGAATGATGAGCATGCCTCTTGGCTGCAAGAGTATGTCAATGAAAATTATCGACCTGAGCCCAAAAAACGGCACAAGCCAGCATCATTTAAAGGCGCCGAGCGCTCAGCGGAGGAATGA
- a CDS encoding molecular chaperone, whose protein sequence is MSEKENASTEVGDVGLPEDLARADLYGLIARFFHLPPDQELLDQIAATADQQDASDEAPLAKAWMDVVEVAKNNPAKAWHDEFDLNFISVGKPNVVLNGSFYMAGHLNERPLVNIRKALEEFGLESAEEVTETEDHISALCEVMRYLIAGDDVEVSNLTNQRVFFNAHIRPWFEDLCDAIEDIPEMHLYRPIAALTREFLAIEGQSFDMI, encoded by the coding sequence ATGAGCGAAAAAGAGAATGCATCAACTGAAGTAGGTGATGTAGGCCTGCCAGAGGATTTGGCGAGAGCGGATCTTTATGGTCTGATCGCCAGATTTTTTCATTTGCCACCAGATCAAGAGTTGCTTGATCAAATTGCGGCTACTGCAGACCAGCAGGATGCAAGCGATGAGGCGCCTTTGGCCAAAGCCTGGATGGATGTTGTTGAGGTAGCCAAGAACAATCCAGCCAAAGCTTGGCATGATGAGTTTGATCTGAACTTTATTAGTGTGGGCAAGCCTAATGTGGTTCTTAATGGCTCTTTCTATATGGCTGGTCATTTAAATGAAAGACCCTTAGTCAATATTCGTAAGGCATTAGAGGAATTTGGCCTTGAGTCGGCTGAAGAAGTTACTGAAACCGAGGACCATATCTCTGCACTTTGCGAGGTGATGCGATATCTGATTGCGGGTGACGATGTAGAGGTATCAAACCTTACAAATCAAAGGGTTTTTTTCAATGCGCATATTCGCCCTTGGTTTGAGGACTTATGTGATGCGATTGAAGACATTCCCGAGATGCATTTGTATCGTCCAATCGCCGCGCTAACCCGAGAATTCCTAGCGATTGAGGGGCAAAGTTTTGACATGATTTAA
- a CDS encoding formate dehydrogenase subunit alpha has translation MSLTRKSNTPQSSRASSRLIGSLSRGLKAAVPTMDRRTFLKRSGVGVGAGIAASQLSLVQKAVAEPSKAMLDGKGKIEVKRSICTHCSVGCAVDATVENGVWVRQDAVFDSPINMGAHCAKGAALREHGHGDYRLRYPMKLVDGKYQRISWDQALTEITAQMKGIREKYSPDAMFFIGSSKHNNEQAYLLRKWVSFFGTNNTDHQARICHSTTVAGVANTWGYGAMTNSYNDMMNAKAAMYIGSNAAEAHPVSMLMLLHAKENGCKVIVVDPRYTRTAAKSDQFVRIRSGSDIPFLFGVLYHIFKNGWEDKKYINDRVYGMDEIRKEVMEKWTPAAVEEACGVPEAQVYQVAKTMATNRPSTVVWCMGQTQHTIGNAMVRASCILQLALGNVGKSGGGTNIFRGHDNVQGATDVGPNPDSLPGYYGLAAGSWKHFAAVWGVDYDWIKGRYAPDMMEKSGTTVSRWVDAVLEKNDMIDQQTNVKGLFFWGHAPNSQTRGLDMKRAMDKLDLLVVVDPYPSATAAMAAMPPAEGQTINKNRNVYLLPAATQFETCGTATASNRSLQWREKVIDPLFESVPDHVIMQAFADRLGFGQELSKNYKMLNSKFAGKQWKEPQIEDILREINRSVWTIGYTGQTPERLKAHMRMVATFDPKTLKSRGGVDPVTGYDTTGDYYGLPWPCYGTAAIKHPGSPNLYDTSKTVMEGGGNFRANFGVEREGVSLLAGDGSHSKGAAITTGYPEFDHVFVKKLGWWDQLTEDEKKLAEGKNWKTDLSGGIQRVVMKNGCHPFGNAKARAVVWNFPDPVPIHREALYSTNAPMMRKYPTSADKKNFWRLPTLYKTVQDQNLNEKLYEKFPIILTSGRLVEYEGGGDETRSNPWLAELQQENFVEINPKAAADRGIKNWDYVWVKSPTGAKIKVRAMVTERVDQGTAFVPFHFAGWWQGEDIRKYYPEGAAPVVQGEAVNTATTYGYDQVTMMQETKTTMCQIEKFA, from the coding sequence ATGAGTCTGACTCGTAAATCAAATACCCCACAAAGCAGTCGTGCTTCATCACGCCTCATCGGCAGCTTATCGCGTGGCTTAAAAGCAGCGGTGCCGACGATGGATCGTCGAACATTCCTAAAGCGTTCAGGCGTCGGTGTCGGTGCTGGTATTGCTGCTAGCCAATTGAGCTTGGTGCAAAAAGCTGTAGCTGAGCCAAGCAAAGCCATGCTGGACGGCAAGGGCAAGATTGAAGTCAAGAGATCGATTTGTACTCACTGTTCAGTAGGCTGTGCGGTAGATGCCACAGTTGAGAATGGTGTTTGGGTTCGTCAAGACGCAGTGTTTGACTCCCCCATCAATATGGGCGCGCACTGTGCCAAAGGTGCTGCTTTGCGTGAGCACGGTCATGGCGACTATCGTTTACGTTACCCAATGAAGCTGGTGGATGGTAAGTATCAGCGTATTTCTTGGGATCAGGCGCTTACTGAAATTACCGCTCAGATGAAGGGTATTCGTGAGAAGTATTCTCCAGATGCGATGTTCTTTATTGGATCATCAAAGCACAACAATGAACAGGCCTACTTACTGCGTAAGTGGGTCTCTTTCTTTGGTACCAACAATACAGACCATCAGGCGCGTATCTGTCACTCGACCACAGTTGCCGGGGTAGCCAATACCTGGGGTTATGGCGCGATGACCAATAGCTATAACGACATGATGAATGCCAAGGCAGCCATGTATATTGGCTCCAACGCTGCTGAAGCTCACCCAGTTTCAATGTTGATGTTGTTGCACGCTAAGGAAAACGGCTGCAAAGTGATTGTGGTTGATCCACGTTACACCCGTACCGCTGCTAAGTCGGATCAGTTCGTTCGTATTCGTTCAGGTAGCGACATTCCTTTCTTGTTCGGCGTTCTGTATCACATCTTCAAAAACGGCTGGGAAGATAAGAAGTACATCAACGACCGCGTATACGGTATGGATGAGATCCGCAAGGAAGTGATGGAAAAGTGGACGCCTGCTGCAGTTGAAGAGGCTTGCGGTGTTCCAGAGGCACAGGTTTATCAAGTGGCCAAGACTATGGCGACAAATCGTCCGAGTACAGTTGTTTGGTGTATGGGTCAAACCCAGCACACCATTGGTAATGCAATGGTGCGTGCCTCCTGCATCTTGCAGTTGGCTCTCGGTAACGTTGGTAAGTCTGGTGGCGGTACTAATATTTTCCGCGGTCACGATAACGTACAAGGCGCAACTGACGTAGGTCCTAACCCAGATTCATTGCCTGGTTACTATGGCTTGGCAGCGGGTTCATGGAAGCACTTCGCAGCAGTGTGGGGCGTTGATTACGACTGGATTAAAGGTCGCTATGCACCAGACATGATGGAGAAGTCAGGTACTACTGTTTCTCGTTGGGTGGATGCTGTTCTTGAAAAGAACGACATGATTGATCAGCAGACTAACGTGAAAGGTTTGTTCTTCTGGGGTCATGCTCCAAACTCACAAACTCGCGGCTTAGATATGAAGCGTGCGATGGATAAGTTGGATCTCTTGGTGGTAGTGGATCCTTATCCAAGTGCAACCGCTGCGATGGCTGCAATGCCACCAGCAGAAGGACAGACAATCAACAAGAATCGCAATGTCTATTTGTTGCCAGCAGCAACCCAGTTTGAGACTTGTGGCACTGCTACTGCATCAAACCGCTCATTGCAGTGGCGCGAGAAAGTGATCGATCCATTATTTGAATCTGTTCCTGACCATGTGATCATGCAAGCTTTTGCTGATCGCTTAGGTTTTGGTCAAGAGCTATCCAAGAACTACAAGATGCTCAACTCTAAATTTGCTGGTAAGCAATGGAAAGAGCCGCAAATTGAAGATATCTTGCGTGAAATTAATCGTTCCGTCTGGACGATTGGTTACACCGGTCAAACGCCTGAGCGTCTCAAAGCGCATATGAGAATGGTTGCAACATTCGATCCGAAGACCTTGAAGTCTCGTGGTGGAGTTGATCCTGTGACTGGGTACGACACAACAGGTGACTACTATGGCTTGCCTTGGCCTTGCTACGGCACAGCCGCAATCAAACATCCAGGTTCACCAAACCTCTATGACACCAGCAAGACTGTGATGGAGGGTGGCGGTAACTTCCGCGCGAACTTCGGTGTTGAGCGTGAAGGAGTGAGTTTGTTGGCCGGAGATGGATCTCATTCCAAGGGTGCTGCTATTACAACTGGCTACCCAGAGTTTGATCACGTCTTTGTGAAGAAATTAGGTTGGTGGGATCAGTTAACCGAAGACGAGAAAAAACTCGCTGAAGGTAAAAACTGGAAGACCGATTTGTCTGGTGGTATCCAACGCGTTGTGATGAAGAACGGTTGCCATCCATTTGGAAATGCCAAAGCACGGGCAGTTGTTTGGAACTTCCCAGACCCAGTTCCAATTCACCGTGAAGCGCTTTACAGTACCAATGCACCGATGATGCGCAAGTATCCAACTTCTGCAGATAAGAAGAATTTCTGGCGCTTACCAACACTCTATAAGACCGTTCAAGATCAAAACTTGAATGAGAAGTTATATGAGAAGTTCCCAATCATTTTGACTTCTGGTCGCTTGGTTGAGTACGAAGGTGGTGGTGATGAGACCCGTTCTAACCCATGGTTAGCAGAGCTCCAACAAGAAAACTTTGTGGAAATTAATCCTAAGGCTGCAGCAGATCGTGGCATTAAGAACTGGGATTACGTTTGGGTAAAGTCGCCAACCGGCGCCAAGATCAAAGTACGTGCAATGGTTACCGAGCGTGTTGATCAGGGAACTGCTTTCGTACCATTCCACTTTGCTGGCTGGTGGCAGGGCGAAGACATTCGTAAGTACTATCCAGAGGGCGCAGCACCAGTAGTTCAAGGTGAAGCGGTCAATACTGCGACTACATATGGTTATGACCAGGTGACGATGATGCAAGAAACCAAAACCACCATGTGTCAAATCGAAAAATTTGCCTAA